One Triticum dicoccoides isolate Atlit2015 ecotype Zavitan chromosome 4B, WEW_v2.0, whole genome shotgun sequence genomic window carries:
- the LOC119293912 gene encoding zinc transporter 9-like: MAANLKLAALCLLLFVSSLPLLARAECECEAGEEEHDKAGALKLKIIAIFCILVASAAGCAIPSLGRKFPALSPDKDLFFAIKAFAAGVILATAFVHILPEAFERLGSPCLVDGPWQKFPFAGFVAMLAAIATLIVDTIATGYFQRAHAKNTPAAVGYVEASDSEQAHGGHSHGVSAVIVSSFSDDGAKLIRHRVISQVLELGIIVHSVIIGMSLGASENASTIKPLVVALTFHQFFEGIGLGGCIVQARFRLKSVLMMALFFSLTLPVGVVIGIGISSAYDENSPRALIVEGLLSAAAAGILNYMALVDLLAEDFMNPRVQNNGRLQVIINISLLVGTALMSMLAVWA; this comes from the exons ATGGCTGCCAATCTCAAGCTCGCCGCCTTGTGCCTGCTCCTCTTCGTCTCCTCCCTCCCTTTGCTCGCTCGCGCCGAGTGCGagtgcgaggccggcgaggaggagcacgACAAGGCGGGCGCGCTAAAGCTCAAGATTATCGCCATCTTCTGTATCCTCGTGGCCAGCGCCGCGGGCTGCGCCATCCCCTCGCTCGGTCGAAAGTTCCCGGCGCTGAGCCCGGACAAGGACCTGTTCTTCGCCATCAAGGCCTTCGCGGCTGGGGTTATTCTCGCCACGGCCTTCGTGCACATCCTCCCGGAGGCCTTCGAGCGGCTCGGCTCGCCGTGCCTCGTCGACGGGCCGTGGCAGAAGTTCCCGTTCGCTGGATTCGTCGCCATGCTCGCGGCCATCGCCACCCTCATCGTCGACACCATTGCCACGGGATACTTCCAGCGCGCGCACGCCAAGAATACACCCGCGGCCGTCGGGTACGTGGAGGCCTCCGACTCCGAGCAGGCGCACGGTGGGCACTCCCACGGCGTGTCCGCCGTCATCGTGTCCTCATTCTCCGACGACGGCGCGAAGCTCATCCGTCACCGCGTCATCTCGCAG GTGCTGGAGCTGGGGATCATAGTGCACTCGGTGATCATCGGCATGTCTTTGGGTGCATCTGAGAATGCCAGCACGATCAAACCACTCGTGGTGGCGCTAACTTTTCATCAATTCTTCGAAGGGATAGGGCTGGGAGGATGCATCGTTCAG GCTAGGTTTCGCCTCAAGTCTGTCTTGATGATGGCACTCTTCTTCTCACTCACGCTGCCAGTTGGTGTCGTGATCGGCATCGGGATATCCTCTGCTTACGACGAGAATAGCCCTAGGGCCCTAATCGTGGAAGGGCTCCTCAGCGCTGCCGCCGCCGGAATTCTGAACTACATGGCGCTCGTCGACCTTCTAGCGGAAGACTTCATGAATCCTAGGGTGCAGAACAACGGAAGGTTGCAGGTCATCATTAACATCTCCTTGCTGGTTGGGACGGCTCTCATGTCCATGCTTGCTGTATGGGCATGA